In Treponema denticola, one genomic interval encodes:
- the ftsY gene encoding signal recognition particle-docking protein FtsY yields the protein MKNKSFAAGLKKIFGLYKGPDESFFEELTDTLIEGDIGQKTALEIEKSLREICKKEKLISEEDVLNSLYKILLPYVKVCSLNPEAGKVSIYLVLGVNGVGKTTSIGKMAHYYKQNSNVPIILAAGDTFRAAAIEQLKFHGEKNGVRVVAHQHGGDPGAVIFDAGDAMAASGGGLVLADTAGRLHNKENLVRELQKIDRIAKTKASEGCYKKILVLDATTGQNGLRQAEVFHEAIGIDAVFLTKYDSTAKGGVAITAGKEFNLPMLFVGTGEKYENISPFLPEDYVKEFIGKI from the coding sequence ATGAAGAATAAGAGTTTTGCTGCAGGATTAAAAAAAATATTCGGTTTATATAAAGGCCCTGATGAGTCTTTTTTTGAAGAATTAACGGATACTTTAATCGAAGGTGATATTGGACAGAAGACCGCTCTTGAAATTGAAAAGTCTTTAAGGGAAATTTGTAAAAAAGAAAAACTTATTTCCGAAGAAGATGTTTTAAATTCTCTCTATAAAATTTTGTTGCCTTATGTAAAGGTCTGTTCTTTAAATCCGGAAGCCGGAAAGGTATCGATTTATCTTGTCTTGGGTGTTAACGGTGTAGGAAAAACAACATCTATAGGAAAGATGGCTCATTATTATAAACAAAATTCGAATGTCCCTATTATTTTGGCTGCCGGTGATACTTTTAGAGCAGCTGCAATAGAACAGCTGAAATTTCATGGCGAAAAAAACGGCGTTAGGGTAGTAGCACACCAGCACGGAGGAGATCCTGGGGCTGTAATTTTTGATGCAGGGGATGCTATGGCTGCTTCAGGCGGAGGTCTTGTTCTTGCAGATACGGCAGGCCGCCTTCATAATAAAGAAAATCTTGTTAGGGAGCTTCAAAAAATAGACAGGATTGCAAAAACAAAGGCTTCTGAAGGCTGTTATAAAAAGATATTGGTATTGGATGCAACTACCGGCCAAAACGGTTTAAGGCAGGCTGAAGTTTTTCATGAGGCTATAGGTATCGATGCCGTTTTTTTGACAAAATATGATTCTACTGCAAAGGGCGGTGTCGCTATTACAGCCGGAAAAGAGTTTAATCTTCCTATGCTCTTTGTCGGTACGGGAGAAAAATACGAAAATATATCGCCGTTTTTACCAGAAGACTATGTAAAAGAATTTATCGGGAAAATATAA
- a CDS encoding PEGA domain-containing protein, which yields MSISSYRRKKKLAVFILPFLSLFLNAQNSSEASSGWTLAVAEFKTENLPSTYQSYKTIVPELFYNYMDTGAKRIVPFEEKKLRAVMDASNKKLKLIKERAKLIQDKDNLFLSVEDKKIKAEKQKKLAEEILKKEKSIYDADNDIRTEEVRFYSSDSPKDIILWKHGDTLYNMPENSDLGENLKKENISALIYGSVKDISGYMVITAYLDTGLPGMQIYEFSGAGKYDDVEQVVETISRQIYTIIQNTKKVKIFFDVNPKTAKVYIDSKLIRDFSKPITLYEGFYQISASAENYIEESRQVELKDKDSYTLKINLKQTETLKIGFNLKSANPNIFFKSQYSIKIPGIINLPKVKSVLEFEEKGVHTFGLFEPSSNILSPQNVQNMIINLNKKNIKDSIEKQRKVLYWSLGALYIILPITMISNSIVDDQVSAFKANKIPQTQQEVDRINKLVLTQNIFQGVTIALGVNYFIQLIIYLIKADRALPRKIKPDYASPVYKEPVSDKDVSIENKESKNEE from the coding sequence ATGTCTATAAGTTCCTATCGGCGGAAAAAAAAGCTTGCTGTTTTTATCTTGCCTTTTTTAAGTCTTTTTTTAAATGCTCAAAACTCTTCCGAAGCTTCTTCCGGCTGGACTCTTGCCGTGGCGGAATTTAAAACTGAAAATCTTCCTTCAACTTATCAAAGTTATAAAACAATAGTTCCTGAATTGTTTTATAACTATATGGATACAGGTGCAAAAAGAATTGTCCCTTTTGAAGAAAAAAAATTACGGGCTGTTATGGATGCTTCCAATAAAAAACTAAAACTTATAAAGGAAAGAGCTAAACTTATACAGGATAAAGATAATCTTTTTTTATCGGTTGAAGATAAAAAAATAAAAGCTGAAAAACAAAAAAAACTTGCGGAAGAAATTTTAAAAAAGGAAAAAAGTATTTATGATGCCGATAATGATATAAGGACGGAAGAAGTCCGTTTTTATAGTTCAGACAGCCCAAAAGATATCATATTATGGAAACATGGAGATACTTTATATAATATGCCTGAAAATTCCGATTTAGGTGAAAATCTAAAAAAAGAGAATATATCTGCTTTGATTTACGGATCCGTGAAAGATATTTCGGGCTACATGGTAATTACCGCTTATTTGGATACAGGTCTTCCCGGAATGCAAATTTATGAATTTTCCGGAGCAGGAAAATATGATGATGTAGAGCAAGTTGTTGAAACTATTTCGAGACAGATATATACTATCATTCAAAACACAAAAAAAGTAAAAATATTTTTTGATGTAAATCCTAAAACTGCGAAGGTTTATATTGATAGTAAATTAATAAGAGATTTTTCAAAACCTATAACTCTCTATGAAGGGTTTTATCAAATAAGTGCTTCTGCAGAAAATTATATCGAAGAATCACGGCAAGTAGAATTAAAGGATAAAGACTCATATACCTTGAAAATAAATTTAAAGCAAACTGAAACTTTAAAAATAGGTTTTAATCTTAAAAGTGCAAATCCCAATATATTTTTTAAATCTCAATATTCCATTAAAATTCCCGGTATTATAAATCTTCCGAAGGTAAAATCCGTTTTAGAATTTGAAGAAAAAGGAGTACATACTTTCGGTTTGTTTGAACCTTCATCAAATATTCTTTCTCCGCAGAATGTTCAGAATATGATTATAAATTTAAATAAAAAGAATATAAAAGATTCTATTGAAAAACAAAGAAAGGTTTTGTATTGGTCTTTAGGTGCCTTGTATATAATTTTACCTATAACAATGATTTCAAATAGTATTGTTGACGATCAAGTTTCTGCGTTTAAGGCAAATAAAATTCCTCAGACGCAGCAAGAGGTAGATAGAATAAATAAGCTGGTTTTGACCCAAAATATTTTTCAAGGGGTAACCATTGCTTTGGGGGTAAATTATTTTATTCAATTGATAATCTATCTTATAAAAGCGGATAGAGCTTTACCAAGAAAAATAAAACCGGACTATGCTTCTCCTGTCTATAAGGAACCTGTGTCTGATAAAGATGTAAGCATAGAAAATAAGGAGAGTAAAAATGAAGAATAA
- the prfB gene encoding peptide chain release factor 2 (programmed frameshift) codes for MEDYRSKLEDLKNDIYDIWGRLDPEAVKSKIAEKEAITLAPDFWNDSKKAEKIMGEIKALKNRIYPWEELMSSVSDLEVLMDLAEESGDGQLSNEIEANYLSIEEKYNQLSILNLLSGEVDKNDAYLTVHAGAGGTEACDWASMLVRMYLRWCESKGFKTETIDLIEAEGGIKSATFQISGDFAFGLLKSETGIHRLVRISPFDSNGRRHTSFTSVFAFPVLDDTIEVDIRPEDLRIDTYRAGGAGGQHVNKTDSAVRITHIPTGIVVACQTQRSQISNRATAMNVLKSRLYNYYEEQKEKENMKFAAEKKGISWGNQIRSYVFQPYTMVKDHRTKCETGNIQAVMDGGIDEFINSFLNTKIEDMSIDEDDAI; via the exons ATGGAAGACTATCGATCAAAGCTTGAAGATTTAAAAAACGATATTTATGATATTTGGGGGCGTCTT GACCCTGAGGCTGTTAAATCGAAAATAGCCGAAAAAGAAGCTATAACCCTAGCTCCCGATTTTTGGAATGACAGCAAAAAAGCCGAAAAAATTATGGGAGAAATAAAGGCTCTCAAAAATAGAATTTATCCTTGGGAAGAGCTCATGAGCTCAGTTTCGGATTTGGAAGTCTTAATGGATCTCGCTGAGGAATCGGGGGACGGCCAACTTTCCAATGAAATAGAAGCAAATTATCTTTCTATTGAAGAAAAGTATAATCAGCTAAGTATTTTAAATCTGCTTTCCGGCGAGGTTGACAAAAACGATGCTTATCTTACAGTTCATGCAGGAGCCGGAGGGACGGAGGCCTGTGATTGGGCCAGTATGCTGGTTCGTATGTATTTACGCTGGTGTGAGTCTAAAGGATTTAAAACGGAAACCATCGATTTGATAGAAGCCGAGGGAGGAATTAAATCGGCAACTTTCCAAATTTCAGGAGATTTTGCTTTCGGCCTCTTAAAAAGCGAAACAGGGATTCATAGGCTGGTACGCATAAGTCCCTTTGATTCCAATGGAAGAAGGCATACCTCTTTTACCTCGGTATTTGCTTTTCCTGTTCTTGATGATACGATAGAGGTTGATATACGCCCTGAAGACTTGCGTATAGATACCTACCGAGCCGGAGGGGCAGGCGGTCAGCATGTAAATAAAACCGACTCGGCCGTGCGTATTACCCATATTCCAACCGGAATAGTTGTAGCCTGCCAAACTCAAAGAAGCCAAATCAGCAATAGAGCCACAGCTATGAATGTTCTAAAATCAAGGCTTTATAATTATTATGAAGAACAAAAAGAAAAAGAGAACATGAAGTTTGCAGCCGAAAAAAAAGGTATTTCTTGGGGCAACCAAATCCGTTCCTATGTTTTTCAGCCGTATACAATGGTAAAGGATCACCGTACAAAATGTGAGACAGGAAATATTCAAGCTGTAATGGACGGCGGTATAGACGAATTTATAAACAGTTTTTTAAATACAAAAATCGAGGATATGAGTATTGATGAGGATGATGCTATATGA
- a CDS encoding CRISPR-associated protein Cas2 has protein sequence MFVSVVIDPGGKESASNLAEVLTANGFERVQHSCWESVTINDEGLVTLKQDIDRVTDYYDIVRLYQYPIQDVLAITTLYKKKWRRVLVRPPAK, from the coding sequence ATGTTTGTTTCAGTTGTTATAGATCCGGGAGGGAAAGAATCGGCTTCTAATCTTGCAGAAGTCCTAACAGCCAACGGCTTTGAAAGGGTTCAGCATTCTTGCTGGGAATCGGTAACAATCAATGATGAAGGCCTTGTTACATTAAAACAGGATATAGATCGTGTTACCGACTACTATGATATAGTCCGCTTATATCAGTATCCGATTCAAGATGTGTTAGCGATAACTACGCTTTATAAGAAAAAGTGGAGGAGGGTACTTGTACGCCCGCCTGCAAAATAG
- a CDS encoding peptide ABC transporter substrate-binding protein, whose protein sequence is MLHPHTAFDAGEAQILTALCEGLFVYDPYTLQPVPALAEKHSVSGGRTWRFTIRKDAKFENGKPITAQTFVDSWLNLLNPTGNHPYASLLDCIDGAADYRNGKLKNKNQVGIRAESGQVLLVTTNTEIEHLPNILCHHAFSAVEASQLEAALKFSNIERIEKLKDSFKPISSGAYKIKKFSEKELILVKNEHYWDKDNVQIPQINLFLDLSKEEAIEKFNIGKIHWLSRSDVISKIGDQRCVNIDPLFATDYFFFKTSSPNIKDADFRKALLLAVPYEELRKGYPIKAETLIFPLAGYPKIQGVNEYNLQKAQEIIDKLNLNEEQKKVVIKIPESTYYQELAEILSAAWSKIGVKTEVKLISLNAYYNSLKSNDYDLGTITWIGDFADPLAFLEMFRPNSNLNDSDWKNQEFERIILKSHAEKDFKKRYEMLSKAEELLLGESVIIPISYRLSVNIIDIYSIGGWYSNAIDIHPFKFIKFIKPQPVPGLVKLNK, encoded by the coding sequence ATGCTTCACCCTCATACGGCCTTCGATGCGGGAGAAGCCCAAATCTTAACAGCCCTTTGTGAAGGCCTTTTTGTATACGATCCTTATACATTGCAGCCCGTTCCGGCACTTGCCGAAAAGCACAGTGTTTCAGGCGGAAGAACATGGCGTTTTACAATCAGAAAAGATGCAAAGTTTGAAAACGGAAAACCCATAACGGCTCAAACCTTTGTTGATTCATGGCTGAATCTTTTAAACCCCACAGGCAACCATCCATATGCTTCACTTTTAGACTGCATAGACGGAGCTGCCGATTACCGTAACGGAAAACTAAAAAATAAAAATCAGGTCGGAATAAGAGCCGAAAGCGGACAAGTTCTTTTAGTAACCACAAATACCGAAATTGAACACCTTCCCAACATTCTATGTCATCATGCCTTTTCAGCCGTTGAAGCCTCCCAGCTTGAAGCGGCCTTAAAATTTTCTAACATAGAAAGAATAGAAAAATTAAAGGACAGTTTTAAACCCATATCAAGCGGAGCCTATAAGATAAAAAAATTTTCCGAAAAAGAGCTGATTTTGGTAAAAAACGAACACTATTGGGATAAGGATAATGTTCAAATTCCTCAAATAAACCTCTTCCTCGATTTAAGCAAGGAAGAAGCTATCGAAAAATTCAATATAGGGAAGATTCATTGGCTTTCAAGAAGCGATGTGATTTCTAAAATAGGCGACCAGCGTTGTGTAAATATCGACCCTCTTTTTGCAACCGATTATTTTTTCTTTAAGACTTCATCTCCGAATATTAAGGATGCAGATTTTAGGAAGGCTCTTCTTTTAGCTGTTCCCTATGAGGAATTACGCAAGGGCTATCCTATAAAGGCGGAAACTTTGATTTTTCCTCTTGCAGGCTACCCCAAAATTCAGGGCGTAAATGAATATAACCTGCAAAAAGCCCAAGAAATCATAGATAAGCTTAATTTAAACGAAGAACAAAAAAAGGTGGTAATTAAAATACCCGAAAGCACATATTATCAAGAATTAGCCGAAATTTTATCGGCTGCATGGTCAAAAATCGGGGTAAAAACCGAAGTTAAGCTTATTTCTTTGAACGCTTACTATAACAGTCTAAAATCAAATGATTACGATTTAGGAACCATCACTTGGATAGGGGACTTCGCAGACCCTCTGGCCTTTTTAGAGATGTTCCGGCCGAATTCGAACCTCAATGACTCGGACTGGAAAAATCAGGAATTTGAAAGAATAATCCTCAAATCCCATGCCGAAAAAGACTTTAAAAAACGATACGAAATGTTAAGCAAGGCAGAAGAGCTCTTACTGGGAGAGAGCGTGATTATTCCGATATCCTATAGGTTAAGCGTAAATATTATAGATATTTATTCCATAGGCGGCTGGTATTCAAATGCAATAGATATACACCCCTTTAAGTTTATAAAATTTATCAAGCCTCAGCCCGTGCCGGGACTTGTAAAATTAAATAAATAG
- a CDS encoding helix-turn-helix domain-containing protein yields MLVHVKTPLIKIEGDIPPDLLNFVKTKYNHVTVEYDEDDEYEEVTETEWFKNIQKNMTPQKTLKLLRNRDNLTQAQLAEKLCINVQNVSGMERGARPISIAMAKKLGEVFNTSYKKFL; encoded by the coding sequence ATGCTGGTTCACGTGAAAACGCCCCTTATTAAAATTGAAGGTGACATTCCGCCTGATTTATTAAACTTTGTAAAAACTAAATACAACCATGTTACTGTTGAGTATGATGAAGATGACGAATATGAAGAGGTAACTGAAACAGAATGGTTTAAAAATATTCAAAAAAATATGACACCTCAAAAAACATTAAAGCTTTTAAGAAACCGTGACAATCTTACACAGGCTCAACTCGCTGAAAAACTTTGTATTAATGTACAAAATGTCTCCGGCATGGAAAGGGGTGCCCGTCCTATCAGTATTGCTATGGCAAAAAAACTAGGAGAGGTATTTAACACAAGCTATAAAAAATTCTTATAG
- a CDS encoding SufS family cysteine desulfurase — MYKNDFPLLMQNPNIHYLDSAATAQRPLSVIEGIKEYFLHSNGNAGRGSHSLAIASSILVEETRKKTAEFIGADKIESIIFTKNSTEALNIVAYCYGLSQLKSGDEILLAVSNHHANLVPWQFVAKQTGAAVKFIYLNKNGTLDINDFKAKLSSKTKVVAISSVVNATGIINPVEEVIKLSHESGAVVVVDAAQAIAHYKQDVSTLDCDFLVFSGHKIFSDFGVGVLYGKKDLLDKMPPFLYGGDMINFVTEESSEFKEAPYKYEGGTHDTAAIVSLKNAIEYIEKIGYDNIEKTVKELDSYALSELKKLDFVETYGTDAEERASIIAFNVKDVHSHDTSYILNEYGVMVRSGHHCTQPLMAYLNINSCCRASFSIFNTKEDIDLMITALKKVKSVFLKD; from the coding sequence ATGTACAAAAACGATTTTCCATTGCTTATGCAAAATCCTAACATTCATTATTTGGATTCGGCGGCAACGGCACAGAGGCCTCTATCGGTTATAGAAGGCATTAAAGAATATTTTTTACACTCAAACGGAAATGCGGGCCGAGGCTCTCATTCCCTTGCAATAGCTTCTTCTATTTTGGTTGAAGAAACACGAAAAAAAACGGCCGAATTTATAGGAGCCGACAAAATTGAAAGCATTATCTTTACAAAAAATTCTACCGAAGCTCTCAATATAGTTGCCTATTGTTATGGCTTATCACAGCTTAAAAGCGGAGATGAAATTCTATTGGCAGTATCAAACCATCATGCAAACCTCGTGCCTTGGCAGTTTGTTGCAAAACAAACGGGGGCTGCCGTAAAATTTATCTACCTTAACAAAAACGGCACCTTGGACATAAATGACTTTAAGGCTAAACTTTCTTCCAAAACAAAGGTGGTCGCCATCTCAAGCGTGGTAAATGCTACAGGAATTATAAACCCTGTAGAAGAGGTAATAAAACTAAGCCATGAGAGCGGAGCCGTTGTTGTGGTTGATGCAGCCCAAGCCATTGCTCACTACAAGCAGGACGTATCAACCCTTGACTGCGACTTTTTGGTTTTTTCGGGACACAAGATTTTTTCGGACTTCGGTGTCGGGGTGCTTTACGGAAAAAAAGACCTATTGGACAAGATGCCTCCATTTTTATACGGCGGAGATATGATAAACTTTGTTACAGAAGAATCAAGCGAGTTTAAGGAAGCCCCCTATAAATACGAAGGCGGCACCCATGATACAGCTGCCATAGTTTCTCTTAAAAATGCAATAGAATATATCGAAAAAATCGGCTATGACAATATAGAAAAAACCGTAAAAGAATTGGACTCTTATGCTCTTTCCGAATTAAAAAAACTTGACTTTGTAGAAACATACGGCACCGATGCTGAGGAGAGGGCGAGTATAATAGCCTTTAATGTAAAAGACGTGCACTCGCATGACACCTCCTACATCTTAAACGAATACGGTGTTATGGTTCGAAGCGGACATCATTGTACTCAGCCCCTGATGGCTTACCTAAACATAAATTCCTGCTGCCGTGCAAGTTTTTCTATTTTCAACACCAAGGAAGACATAGACCTTATGATTACAGCCTTAAAAAAAGTAAAAAGCGTTTTTTTAAAGGATTAG
- the sufU gene encoding Fe-S cluster assembly sulfur transfer protein SufU, translating into MDIDTIYQEMILEYSRKKENCRELSGEGVKIERGHNPSCGDDLTLLIREKDGIIEEASFLGRGCAISTASTNMLIELIRGKKAEEGKRKVEIFFKMMSGKEISEEEKEELEDAQILEYFAEMPARIKCATLSWHSADVLLNEKKGTV; encoded by the coding sequence ATGGACATAGATACAATTTATCAGGAAATGATTTTAGAATACTCCCGAAAAAAAGAAAACTGCCGCGAACTTTCGGGCGAAGGAGTAAAGATAGAAAGAGGTCATAATCCTTCATGCGGTGATGACCTTACTCTGCTTATCAGGGAAAAAGATGGAATCATAGAAGAAGCGTCCTTTTTAGGAAGGGGCTGTGCTATTTCTACGGCTTCTACAAATATGCTGATTGAACTTATAAGAGGGAAAAAAGCCGAAGAAGGAAAACGCAAGGTAGAAATATTTTTTAAGATGATGAGCGGAAAAGAAATTTCGGAGGAAGAAAAGGAAGAATTGGAAGATGCCCAAATCTTGGAATACTTTGCCGAAATGCCTGCCCGTATAAAATGTGCAACTTTAAGTTGGCACAGTGCCGATGTTCTTTTAAACGAAAAAAAAGGGACAGTGTAA
- a CDS encoding ZinT/AdcA family metal-binding protein, giving the protein MSNKNFGAKLVLVLMVLAVIFTACKSMPDTIGGMKIEPGKELAAWKGEWVSLDSAKNDPSLNPAYKEAAAKMENYTVEGFKLTVEGMYKTSFSKIKFDGTNTVVFTVKDADGKEKEISSEYVYKGKVPVIGYDGYYWETFEAVKNVRGLTMAKYIICFPPHRDSEGGLLHWHVRTGGSSIDALVKADPMWWPTYVPASMTKEELVKNFKDTIGAVAGMFPKSPFEPYAKEGKWMNTSLIYDNTSAEVNAAYDKIIKEFAGKNPKGGDFTKAEIIAEMKKVYGTTDLYTHIEFVTEDGKNEFVVYKDGKEIHRAAYKRTAENASKPGLLAVVTDKKDAGMFKTISLTGAGGSPLHFHFWYGMNDADFAKIKGKPTCLPANLSNEMIAKRVENTCRKILKGIVEK; this is encoded by the coding sequence ATGTCTAATAAAAATTTCGGTGCAAAACTTGTATTAGTTTTAATGGTTCTTGCAGTTATTTTTACTGCATGTAAGTCGATGCCTGACACAATCGGAGGCATGAAAATTGAACCCGGTAAAGAACTTGCCGCATGGAAAGGCGAATGGGTTTCGCTGGATTCCGCAAAAAATGATCCTTCTTTAAATCCTGCATACAAAGAAGCAGCAGCCAAAATGGAAAATTATACCGTTGAAGGTTTCAAATTGACCGTTGAAGGAATGTATAAAACATCATTTTCAAAGATAAAATTTGACGGAACAAACACTGTTGTGTTTACCGTAAAAGATGCTGATGGAAAGGAAAAAGAAATTTCTTCCGAGTATGTTTACAAGGGAAAGGTGCCTGTTATAGGTTATGACGGATATTACTGGGAAACTTTTGAAGCCGTAAAAAATGTACGCGGTCTTACTATGGCAAAATATATTATCTGCTTTCCCCCGCATCGAGATTCCGAAGGAGGACTACTCCATTGGCATGTAAGAACAGGCGGATCCAGTATTGACGCATTGGTAAAAGCCGATCCTATGTGGTGGCCTACCTATGTGCCTGCTTCAATGACAAAAGAAGAGCTTGTAAAGAATTTTAAAGATACCATAGGAGCTGTTGCAGGCATGTTCCCAAAATCTCCCTTCGAGCCTTATGCAAAAGAAGGAAAATGGATGAATACCTCTTTAATTTATGACAACACAAGTGCTGAAGTTAATGCCGCTTACGATAAAATCATTAAAGAATTTGCCGGTAAAAATCCTAAGGGCGGAGACTTTACAAAAGCTGAAATTATTGCCGAAATGAAAAAAGTATACGGCACGACAGATCTTTATACTCATATCGAATTTGTTACCGAAGACGGTAAGAACGAATTTGTAGTCTATAAGGACGGAAAAGAAATTCATCGAGCTGCTTATAAGAGAACTGCTGAAAATGCCTCCAAGCCCGGATTGCTTGCTGTGGTAACTGATAAAAAAGATGCAGGAATGTTTAAGACAATTTCTCTTACGGGTGCAGGAGGAAGTCCTTTACACTTCCATTTTTGGTATGGTATGAACGATGCCGATTTTGCTAAAATTAAAGGAAAACCGACTTGTCTTCCTGCTAATCTTTCAAATGAAATGATTGCTAAGCGTGTTGAAAATACTTGCCGCAAAATTTTAAAAGGTATTGTTGAAAAATAA